The proteins below are encoded in one region of Oncorhynchus tshawytscha isolate Ot180627B linkage group LG04, Otsh_v2.0, whole genome shotgun sequence:
- the LOC112248460 gene encoding indoleamine 2,3-dioxygenase 2 isoform X4, whose translation MCPPCYSNHCNVLYIPLDEAAALLFSSPPMATTITDSQKPFSLDPYHVSEEFGFILPAPLMPLLNTQLLESHRELRLAHLALSVMTMGYVWQEGEDDTVKMLPRNLAIPYCEVSQRLGLPPILTHADAVLANWRKRDPQGLFDMENLELLVTLPGGDSVRGFFMVTLLVELAAVPAIKSIPLVINGVQCDDAETVTRALEEFSQAIQGMTDALKLMHVYVKPEVFYGIMRIYLSGWKDNSSMPAGLVYEGVQAEPMEYSGGSAAQSSLLHCFDELLGVKHEAMSGILKMSFPVRVNVLSTCTGAFLTRMRNYMPPSHKRLIQDISLQPSLRGFVQQQACEPLTAAFQLCVTKLLALRSYHINVVSRFIIVPAARARQLRNQGNISQEETVSRAPTALEEKGTGGSGIMSFLKTVRDRTRDVFNLK comes from the exons ATGTGTCCACCATGTTATTCTAACCATTGTAATGTGTTATATATTCCACTAGATGAGGCTGCTGCATTACTATTTTCTTCAC CCCCCATGGCCACTACTATCACAGACTCACAGAAGCCTTTCTCTTTGGACCCCTACCATGTCTCTGAGGAATTTGGCTTCATCCTTCCTGCACCCCTG ATGCCCCTGCTGAACACCCAACTCCTGGAGAGCCACAGAGAGCTGCGTCTGGCCCACTTGGCCCTGAGTGTGATGACCATGGGTTACGTGTGGCAGGAGGGGGAGGATGACACAGTCAAG ATGCTTCCCCGCAACCTGGCCATTCCATACTGTGAGGTGTCTCAGCGCCTAGGACTTCCTCCCATCCTTACCCATGCAGACGCAGTACTGGCTAACTGGAGGAAGAGGGATCCACAGGG ACTGTTTGACATGGA GAACTTGGAACTGCTTGTCACGCTACCTGGTGGGGACAGTGTGAGAGGGTTCTTCATGGTCACTCTGCTAGTGGAGCTGGCTGCAGTGCCAGCCATTAAG AGTATTCCTTTGGTTATTAATGGGGTCCAGTGCGATGATGCTGAGACTGTAACCAGAGCACTAGAGGAATTCAGCCAGGCCATACAGGGCATGACAGATGCACTTAAACTGATGCATG TGTATGTCAAACCAGAAGTCTTCTATGGCATTATGAGGATCTATCTGTCTGG GTGGAAAGACAACTCCTCCATGCCAGCTGGGTTGGTGTATGAGGGCGTCCAGGCAGAGCCTATGGAGTATTCTGGTGGGAGTGCTGCCCAGAGCAGTCTGCTGCACTGCTTTGATGAGCTGCTGGGTGTCAAACATGAAGCAATGAGTG GTATCCTAAAGATGTCATTTCCCGTGAGGGTGAATGTGCTATCTACATGTACAGGTGCCTTTCTGACCCGTATGAGGAACTACATGCCCCCTTCCCACAAGCGTCTGATCCAGGACATCTCTCTGCAGCCCTCCCTGCGAGGCTTTGTCCAGCAGCAGGCCTGTGAGCCGTTAACCGCAGCCTTCCAGCTCTGTGTGACCAAGCTGCTTGCCCTCCGCAGCTACCACATCAACGTGGTCAGCCGCTTCATCATTGTGCCTGCTGCCCGTGCCCGACAGCTCCGAAACCAGGGGAACATTTCCCAGGAGGAGACTGTCAGCAGGGCGCCCACGGCACTGGAGGAGAAGGGCACTGGCGGCTCGGGCATCATGAGCTTCCTAAAGACTGTAAGGGATCGCACACGGGACGTCTTTAATCTAAAATAG
- the LOC112248460 gene encoding indoleamine 2,3-dioxygenase 2 isoform X5, whose product MCPPCYSNHCNVLYIPLDEAAALLFSSPPMATTITDSQKPFSLDPYHVSEEFGFILPAPLAELPPYYQPWMDIAQHVTELIYSHMLRSHILKMLPRNLAIPYCEVSQRLGLPPILTHADAVLANWRKRDPQGLFDMENLELLVTLPGGDSVRGFFMVTLLVELAAVPAIKSIPLVINGVQCDDAETVTRALEEFSQAIQGMTDALKLMHVYVKPEVFYGIMRIYLSGWKDNSSMPAGLVYEGVQAEPMEYSGGSAAQSSLLHCFDELLGVKHEAMSGILKMSFPVRVNVLSTCTGAFLTRMRNYMPPSHKRLIQDISLQPSLRGFVQQQACEPLTAAFQLCVTKLLALRSYHINVVSRFIIVPAARARQLRNQGNISQEETVSRAPTALEEKGTGGSGIMSFLKTVRDRTRDVFNLK is encoded by the exons ATGTGTCCACCATGTTATTCTAACCATTGTAATGTGTTATATATTCCACTAGATGAGGCTGCTGCATTACTATTTTCTTCAC CCCCCATGGCCACTACTATCACAGACTCACAGAAGCCTTTCTCTTTGGACCCCTACCATGTCTCTGAGGAATTTGGCTTCATCCTTCCTGCACCCCTG GCAGAGTTGCCGCCATACTACCAGCCCTGGATGGACATTGCCCAGCATGTTACAGAGCTCATTTACTCTCACATGCTGCGCTCCCACATTCTCAAG ATGCTTCCCCGCAACCTGGCCATTCCATACTGTGAGGTGTCTCAGCGCCTAGGACTTCCTCCCATCCTTACCCATGCAGACGCAGTACTGGCTAACTGGAGGAAGAGGGATCCACAGGG ACTGTTTGACATGGA GAACTTGGAACTGCTTGTCACGCTACCTGGTGGGGACAGTGTGAGAGGGTTCTTCATGGTCACTCTGCTAGTGGAGCTGGCTGCAGTGCCAGCCATTAAG AGTATTCCTTTGGTTATTAATGGGGTCCAGTGCGATGATGCTGAGACTGTAACCAGAGCACTAGAGGAATTCAGCCAGGCCATACAGGGCATGACAGATGCACTTAAACTGATGCATG TGTATGTCAAACCAGAAGTCTTCTATGGCATTATGAGGATCTATCTGTCTGG GTGGAAAGACAACTCCTCCATGCCAGCTGGGTTGGTGTATGAGGGCGTCCAGGCAGAGCCTATGGAGTATTCTGGTGGGAGTGCTGCCCAGAGCAGTCTGCTGCACTGCTTTGATGAGCTGCTGGGTGTCAAACATGAAGCAATGAGTG GTATCCTAAAGATGTCATTTCCCGTGAGGGTGAATGTGCTATCTACATGTACAGGTGCCTTTCTGACCCGTATGAGGAACTACATGCCCCCTTCCCACAAGCGTCTGATCCAGGACATCTCTCTGCAGCCCTCCCTGCGAGGCTTTGTCCAGCAGCAGGCCTGTGAGCCGTTAACCGCAGCCTTCCAGCTCTGTGTGACCAAGCTGCTTGCCCTCCGCAGCTACCACATCAACGTGGTCAGCCGCTTCATCATTGTGCCTGCTGCCCGTGCCCGACAGCTCCGAAACCAGGGGAACATTTCCCAGGAGGAGACTGTCAGCAGGGCGCCCACGGCACTGGAGGAGAAGGGCACTGGCGGCTCGGGCATCATGAGCTTCCTAAAGACTGTAAGGGATCGCACACGGGACGTCTTTAATCTAAAATAG